In Erpetoichthys calabaricus chromosome 6, fErpCal1.3, whole genome shotgun sequence, one genomic interval encodes:
- the LOC127528325 gene encoding general transcription factor II-I repeat domain-containing protein 2-like produces MKLPWSKLGNVTTDGSPNLTGKNVGLLKRIQNKVKEENTDQDVIFLHYIIHQESLCKSVLQLNHVVNPVVKLVNCIRAKGLQHRQFITFLEETDADHQELLYHPRVRWLSLGKVFKQVWDLKEEIFLELKGKSDDFPELSDKNWLCDFAFAVDIFSQMNELNVRLQGKEQYMHDMYTNVNAFPGKLQRKTYLIFPH; encoded by the coding sequence ATGAAGCTACCTTGGAGTAAACTTGGCAATGTCACTACGGATGGATCTCCAAATTTAACTGGAAAAAATGTGGGACTGCTGAAGAGAATTCAGAATAAAGTGAAAGAGGAAAACACTGACCAAGATGTTATTTTCCTTCACTACATCATACACCAAGAATCTTTGTGTAAATCTGTATTACAGCTTAATCATGTTGTGAATCCAGTTGTAAAACTTGTTAACTGCATACGAGCAAAGGGACTTCAGCACCGTCAGTTCATTACATTTCTGGAGGAAACCGATGCAGACCACCAAGAATTGCTTTACCACCCTCGTGTCCGCTGGTTGAGTTTGGGCAAAGTGTTTAAACAAGTTTGGGATCTCAAAGAAGAGATTTTTTTGGAGTTAAAGGGGAAGTCTGACGATTTTCCAGAACTGAGTGACAAGAATTGGCTGTGTGACTTTGCGTTTGCTgtagacattttttctcaaatgaaTGAGCTAAACGTCAGGCTACAGGGAAAAGAGCAGTATATGCACGACATGTATACTAATGTGAATGCCTTTCCAGGAAAACTTCAAAGAAAAACTTATCTCATTTTCCCACACTAG